In the Bradyrhizobium guangzhouense genome, one interval contains:
- a CDS encoding mandelate racemase/muconate lactonizing enzyme family protein, whose translation MPRISNLESGLYRIPLPVTLSDSTHGDMSAFELITCRVRDADGAEGVGYTYTVGRNGGAVADILKREIPPLVEGREADDTEAIWHHVWWGLHYGGRGGPTVLALSALDIALWDLKARRANLPLYRLLGGFDARVPCYAGGIDLDLSIEALLKQTDGNLAKGFRAIKMKVGRPDLKSDVARVAAMRKHLGDGFPLMADANMKWTVEEAIRAARAFVPYDLTWLEEPIIPDDVAGHARIMQAGGVPIAAGENLRSLWEFKNYITAGAVSYPEPDVTNCGGVSAFMKIARLAEAFNLPVTSHGAHDITVHLLAACPNRSYLEAHGFGLDKYIEHPLVLEDGKALASTRPGHGISFDWAGLAKLV comes from the coding sequence ATGCCGCGCATTTCAAATCTCGAATCCGGACTCTACCGGATCCCCCTTCCCGTCACGCTGTCCGACTCCACGCATGGCGACATGTCGGCGTTCGAACTGATCACCTGCCGCGTCCGCGATGCCGATGGCGCCGAGGGCGTCGGCTACACCTACACGGTCGGACGCAATGGCGGTGCTGTCGCCGATATCCTTAAGCGCGAGATTCCGCCGCTGGTCGAGGGGCGCGAGGCCGACGACACCGAGGCGATCTGGCATCACGTCTGGTGGGGCCTGCATTATGGCGGGCGCGGCGGGCCGACGGTGCTGGCGCTGTCCGCGCTCGACATCGCGCTGTGGGATTTGAAGGCGCGGCGCGCGAATTTGCCGCTGTACCGGCTGCTCGGCGGCTTCGATGCGCGCGTGCCCTGCTATGCCGGCGGCATCGACCTCGATCTCTCCATCGAGGCGCTGCTCAAACAGACCGACGGCAATCTCGCCAAGGGGTTTCGCGCCATCAAGATGAAGGTCGGCCGGCCCGATCTCAAATCCGACGTCGCGCGCGTCGCGGCGATGCGCAAGCATCTCGGCGACGGTTTTCCGCTGATGGCGGACGCCAACATGAAGTGGACGGTGGAGGAAGCGATCCGCGCGGCGCGCGCGTTCGTGCCTTACGACCTCACCTGGCTGGAAGAGCCGATCATCCCCGACGACGTCGCCGGACACGCGCGCATCATGCAGGCCGGCGGCGTGCCGATCGCGGCGGGCGAAAATCTGCGCTCGCTGTGGGAGTTCAAGAATTACATCACCGCTGGCGCGGTGTCCTATCCCGAGCCCGATGTCACCAATTGCGGCGGGGTGTCCGCCTTCATGAAGATCGCGCGGCTGGCGGAGGCGTTCAATTTGCCCGTCACCAGCCACGGCGCGCACGACATCACCGTGCACCTGCTCGCGGCCTGTCCGAACCGCTCCTACCTCGAGGCGCACGGCTTCGGCCTGGACAAATATATCGAGCATCCGCTGGTGCTGGAGGACGGCAAGGCGCTGGCATCGACACGGCCGGGCCATGGCATCAGCTTCGACTGGGCGGGACTCGCGAAGCTGGTCTGA